The Myxococcota bacterium genomic sequence CTATGAAGCGCCGCAGGCGCGCGCGGCGAGCCGAAGGTGAGCGAAGGAGAACCAGATGAGTGACGGAAAGATTCTTCAAGTCCTGGGCGCAGTCGTGGACGTCGAGTTCCCGCCCGGCCAGCTGCCCGAGATCTACTCGGCGCTCCGGATCTCCAACCCCGCCATCGACGCGCGGCCCGACAATCTCGTGGTCGAGGTCGCGCAGCACCTGGGCGAGAATCACGTGCGCTGCATCGCGATGGACACGACCGACGGCCTGGTGCGCGGCATGAAGGTTACGAACACCGGCCAGCCGATCACCATGCCGGTGGGCGCGGGCACGCTGGGCCGGATCATGAACGTGGTCGGCGAGCCGGTCGACGAGGGCGGTCCGGTCAAGACCGAGAAGAGGCTGCCGATCCACCGCGATCCGCCGCCGCTCTCGGAGCAGTCCACTACCATCAAGCAGTTCGAGACCGGGCTGAAGGTCATCGACCTGCTGTGCCCGTTCCCGCTCGGCGGCAAGATCGGCCTGTTCGGCGGCGCCGGCGTGGGCAAGACCGTGCTGATGCAGGAGCTGATCCGCAACATCGCCACCGAGCACTCGGGTTACTCGGTGTTCGCGGGCGTGGGCGAGCGCACGCGCGAGGGCAACGACCTCTGGCTCGAGTTCAAGGAGTCGGGCGTCATCGAGAAGGCCGCGCTGATCTACGGCCAGATGAACGAGCCGCCCGGCGCGCGCGCGCGCGTGGGTCTCTCGGCGCTCACGGTCGCGGAGTTCTTCCGCGACGAGGAGGGCCGCGACGTGCTGCTCTTCATCGACAAC encodes the following:
- a CDS encoding F0F1 ATP synthase subunit beta (Produces ATP from ADP in the presence of a proton gradient across the membrane. The beta chain is a regulatory subunit), translated to MSDGKILQVLGAVVDVEFPPGQLPEIYSALRISNPAIDARPDNLVVEVAQHLGENHVRCIAMDTTDGLVRGMKVTNTGQPITMPVGAGTLGRIMNVVGEPVDEGGPVKTEKRLPIHRDPPPLSEQSTTIKQFETGLKVIDLLCPFPLGGKIGLFGGAGVGKTVLMQELIRNIATEHSGYSVFAGVGERTREGNDLWLEFKESGVIEKAALIYGQMNEPPGARARVGLSALTVAEFFRDEEGRDVLLFIDN